AGCGGTACAGCCAGTCTATTAAGGTGAAAATGTGCGACAGAAAGATATCATTGGCCAAATTGGAGGAAAGAAGACTATGTGTTGAATTTTTAGAATTGTACAAAACTATGCCTTCGTTGTGGGACATGTCTTCGGAGGAATACCACGACAAAGAGTTGAAAAAGATAAACTATGAAAGGCTGCTGCAGAAATTCCGTCAAATGGAGCCAATGGCTTCTATGAAAGAAATGaaacgaaaaataaatgttttgagAACCAACTATAGACGGGAAGTTAAACGTTTGGAAAACTGTCCCATCGAGGAAAGGAgccaattattttattttgaagcTATGGATTTCCTACGTCACAGTGACCGTTTTCAGCAACAACAGCCAcgacaaaaaatgaaaatttgtagaATTGATCAAGATCCCACATACTTAGAGGTGCGTTTGTTATAAGTTTAGGAGTTTgggttttgttaattttttttttttttttgcaggacGAAACAGAAATAAAAACTCATAAAAGAATGAAAATGTGTAGAATTGAACAAGATCCCACATACTTAGAggtaaggattttttttaagttggaGTTTTAGCCTCTTTTaattatgtttttctttttgatgcAGGAAGAAACGGAAATAAAACCCGATTTTACCGAACAGCATGAATACGATGATACCATGGAAGAAGAACCATTGGACTTTGAGACAAAAGATACATCTGCGGATTTTGAGAGAAATAATTTGTATAAGCAATCCCATGTAGATTTTCAAAGTAATGACTTGTATAAGGAACAATCGGTAGATATGAATCGAAGTGATTTAAATAAGGAACCAGATGAGATTGATCGACTTGGCCAACTGTGGGTGGCTAAAATTCGTAAAATGAATGGAACACAAAAACTTTGGGCGGAGAAATTTATTAACGAAATTCTGTTGGAAGGGCAGCTGGGCAATTTACATCGTCATAGCATACAAATCATGGAATCCTCTCCAAACTCAACGTCATATAGTGATAGAAGTTAAGAAAGAAACGAAATGTTATGATTGATTATggtggttaagttcgaagtgatttgtaattttttaatgaaGCCTGAAAAATacagtttagtttagtttcttttccaataaatatatattaaactTCAAAACAGGATGTAGTCCAATTTTTCATACATACAAGGTGTTTGTCATGCACATACATGTATATTCCCacaaacattcaattaaggataAGCAAGGAGATGACTCTTATATCAGTAATGTCCGATTAACCTTTCGTTTACCGTAAAGGATGATGAGCTTGTAATTCTCCAGCGAGATAGGCAGTGTGGGTGAAAGGTAAAGGAAAAATGTGCCACTAGATCAGACTTAGCAGACAAGATAAAGAGATGAACTATAAAACAATATAGGAAGAGAGTAGGGAGCAGGGTAAAACAGTCCATCACACTCATCTGAATATTTACTAGGTGTGGATCGATTAGTGGTTCTGCGCTTCTATACATATAAGTGCATACGTCGCGCTTCATGTACGTTTCTGAGTAAATCGCCCAGAACGAAAATAAAATCTTCCCAAGGTACTGTACACCCGGACTTGAGCAAAGCAAGTGCCCCGTTGTATTCTCCTCACTCAAGGCATCTTCTGCAGTGATAATTTTCCGAGGTTTCTGTTTCTTCGGCCCTAAGAGCCATCGCACCGTGACCGCTTATAACTTCCTTAATAATTCATAATAGCCCACCAGTTCCTTCGCCCTTCTCGGTCCAGTTCGATTGAAGTTTTAACTCAATTTAGCTGTTCATTGTCGGGTCCAATCAGCCAGACACCTATTTTAAAGTTGATGTagtcgccaggatttgaacccatgtaACGTCGTTGACGAACTTGCTGGCATTGTGAAATACCCAACTTCCCAATTCCAAGACCAAgacgaaatttatttttctcgCCAGTGCTTAAGACGCTTGAGGAATTACGCTATTATGAATTATCAAGTGGTAAGAATAAGAAAATGACTCTTAACAAGGTCATCAAATCCCTTAAGGTCTACTTTACCAGATTCTtacttaatttttgcatttttggcatGATATGTGACATATTGACATGATATGACACATACTTGATCCATGGTCCATGACATGGACATTGAAAAATGCTATGAGATAAACGATGCCACCGTATCGTAAAGGTTAGCAAGtctgccaatgacgctgaacgtatggattcgaatcctggcgagaccatcagaaaaaaatgtcagcagtagttttcccttcctaatgctgacaacatttgtgaggcgctatgccaagtaaaaacttATTCATCTAAACTTGAGCGATAAGTTTAGCTTGCTTTACCATCCGGATCTTAATTGGGCCAGAGTAGTTCTTGTTTTGATGGTGGGTTCCAGTGTTCAGATGAATGTCTTACAAACTCATCCTGTATGAATAAGTTGTGAGTAGATCAATGATGTTCTTGGGTTGCGTCCCTAACATCCAGATACTTCTCCTGACATGTCTCAGAGACGGTTTTAGTTCAATGAGTTGGAAATTCGAGAGATTTTCCTGGTGGCGAATTAAGGAGATACTGTTTAGATAGCAGCTCACTATGATGTTAACTTGGAGAATCTTGGTTTCCTCGCATCCCTTAACATCCAGATATTTCTTCTGACATGTCTCAGAGatggtttaagctcaatgagttGGAAATAATC
This Stomoxys calcitrans chromosome 2, idStoCalc2.1, whole genome shotgun sequence DNA region includes the following protein-coding sequences:
- the LOC106086739 gene encoding uncharacterized protein LOC106086739, which translates into the protein MCDRKISLAKLEERRLCVEFLELYKTMPSLWDMSSEEYHDKELKKINYERLLQKFRQMEPMASMKEMKRKINVLRTNYRREVKRLENCPIEERSQLFYFEAMDFLRHSDRFQQQQPRQKMKICRIDQDPTYLEDETEIKTHKRMKMCRIEQDPTYLEEETEIKPDFTEQHEYDDTMEEEPLDFETKDTSADFERNNLYKQSHVDFQSNDLYKEQSVDMNRSDLNKEPDEIDRLGQLWVAKIRKMNGTQKLWAEKFINEILLEGQLGNLHRHSIQIMESSPNSTSYSDRS